The genomic interval GATAGCCTGCTCGAAAAGAAACAGCTCGGCATTCATACTGAGTTGCTTGGCGATGGTGCTGTAGACCTGATGAAAAAAGGTATTATTGATAACAGCTGCAAAACCTTATTGAAAGGTAAAACAGTGGCTTCGTTTTGTATGGGGAGCCGGGAGACTTATGACTACCTGGACAATAATCCTGCGGTGGAGTTTCATCCTATTGATTTTACAAACAATCCTTTAACAATCTCACGTATTAAAAATATGGTGGCGATTAACAGTGCTCTGGAGCTTGATCTCACTGGCCAGGCCACAGCTGAATCTATGGGTCATCTCTTTTACAGCGGTATCGGTGGTCAGGTCGATTTTATGCGCGGCACTGTCCTCTCTCGCGGGGGGAAATCAATCCTTACCTTACCGTCCACCAGTGAAGGAGGTAAAAGGTCTTGTATTGTTCCCTTACTGCAGGAAGGCGCAGGCATTACCCACACTCGGGGTGATAGTCACTACGTTGTTACCGAATACGGCATTGCTTACCTGCATGGTAATAACCTGCGTGAGCGGGCCATGTCCCTGATCGGCGTTGCTCACCCGGACTACCGCCCTTCGTTAATCGCTGCGGCTAAAAATCGTTCACTTGTTTATCAGGACCAGGTTTTCCCCTCAGGTAAAGAAGCACACTATCCGCTGGAGTTGGAAACAAAGCGTACCACCAGAAAAGGCCTGAGCATCTTTCTGCGACCTGCTAAGGTGGAAGATGAACCCCGGCTCAAACAATTTTTTGGTTCCCTCACTGATCAGAGTATATTCAAGCGCTTTCTCACGAAAAGAGAGGACTTCCCCCACGAAGTGCTGCAGGATTGTTTTGTTACCACAGATTATACGCGGAAGATGGTTGTGCTTGTCGGGATTAAAGAAGCAGAAAGGGATTTGCTGATCGGGGTGGGGCAATACACTATTGTTGGTGAAAACACCTTAACGGCGGAATCAGTCCTTGTTATCCATGATGATTATCAAAATGCCCATGTGGGCAGCGAACTGTTTGCCTACATGAATCACATAGCCGGTAAAAGGGGGATCATCAGCTTTACTGCTGTCGTTTTGCCCGACAATAAACATGCGATCAGAC from Syntrophales bacterium carries:
- a CDS encoding GNAT family N-acetyltransferase yields the protein MNKEEGYHNLNMCRASSPEKFVSLKRAFSQVRAGDRIFVGTGCGEPQYLVGGLVDYLEKYPNAFFDTEVMHVWTLGVAPYTHEKFKSHFRHNSFFIGENTREAVNRGMADYTPVFLSAVPQLFRRRMIPLDVALIQVSLPDAHGYFSLGVSVDIVKAAVQHARTVIVQVNAQMPRIYGNTFIHINDINFLIVQDEPLLEYKDNEQVCDEVTRRIGGYVSQLIEDGDTIQIGYGCITDAVMDSLLEKKQLGIHTELLGDGAVDLMKKGIIDNSCKTLLKGKTVASFCMGSRETYDYLDNNPAVEFHPIDFTNNPLTISRIKNMVAINSALELDLTGQATAESMGHLFYSGIGGQVDFMRGTVLSRGGKSILTLPSTSEGGKRSCIVPLLQEGAGITHTRGDSHYVVTEYGIAYLHGNNLRERAMSLIGVAHPDYRPSLIAAAKNRSLVYQDQVFPSGKEAHYPLELETKRTTRKGLSIFLRPAKVEDEPRLKQFFGSLTDQSIFKRFLTKREDFPHEVLQDCFVTTDYTRKMVVLVGIKEAERDLLIGVGQYTIVGENTLTAESVLVIHDDYQNAHVGSELFAYMNHIAGKRGIISFTAVVLPDNKHAIRLIERMGFTAEKRLDSGVYVYRFDLNKDSPS